Below is a genomic region from Pseudomonas berkeleyensis.
GTCCTGCAGGCTGGCCTGGATGATGCCGTGCACGGCGTGTTCGAACAGCCATTTATAGCGGTTGCGCTCGGTTTCCAGCTCCTCCAGACGCGCCAGCAGTTCGGGATAGTGGCTCTTGCGCGCCGATTGGCTGCCGAGCCCCAGCAGCCCGGCCAGCGCTTCGTCAGAGCGCCTCGCCATAGACCACCTCGACGTCACGCTGGGTCGATTCACGCGGGTTGGTGAGGATGCATGGATCATCCATCGCGTGGCTGGAGAGGAACGGAATGTCCGAGGTGCTGACGCCATGCAGGCCAAGCGTCTCGCGGAACCCCATGGCATGTTTGAAGGCGATCAGATGCTCGACCAGGCGCTGGCGAATTTGCGTGTGATTGAGCCCGCGGCAGTCGATGCCGAGGGTCTCGGCAATGACCTTGAAACGCTCCGGTGCGGCGCTGTAGTTGAACGCCACCACGTGCTCGACCAGCACGGCATTGCACAGGCCGTGCGGCAGGTCGAGGAAGCCACCGAGGCTGTGGCTCATGGCGTGCACCGCACCGAGAATCGCGTTGGAGAACGCCAGGCCGGCCTGCATGCTGCCGAGCATGATTTTCTCGCGCAGAGCGATATCACCTGGGTTGGCGATCATCTGTACCAGGTTGCCGTTGATCAGGCGCATGGCTTCCAGCGCGTGCGGGTCGGTCAGCGGGCCATGACCGGTGGAGACGAACGCCTCGATGGCATGCACCATGGCGTCGATACCGGTGCA
It encodes:
- the ercA gene encoding alcohol dehydrogenase-like regulatory protein ErcA; amino-acid sequence: MSHDLNQLRKFVSPEIIFGAGSRHNVGNYAKTFGARKVLIVSDPGVVAAGWAGDVEASLQAQGIAYCLYTRVSPNPRVEEVMEGAELYRSEGCNVIVAVGGGSPMDCAKGIGIVVAHGRSILEFEGVDTIRVPSPPLILIPTTAGTSADVSQFVIISNQQERMKFSIVSKAVVPDVSLIDPETTLSMDPFLSACTGIDAMVHAIEAFVSTGHGPLTDPHALEAMRLINGNLVQMIANPGDIALREKIMLGSMQAGLAFSNAILGAVHAMSHSLGGFLDLPHGLCNAVLVEHVVAFNYSAAPERFKVIAETLGIDCRGLNHTQIRQRLVEHLIAFKHAMGFRETLGLHGVSTSDIPFLSSHAMDDPCILTNPRESTQRDVEVVYGEAL